One window of the Zea mays cultivar B73 chromosome 3, Zm-B73-REFERENCE-NAM-5.0, whole genome shotgun sequence genome contains the following:
- the LOC103652124 gene encoding kinesin-like protein KIN-12F isoform X2 has translation MVRDHAALRRTPAKASASEAGNDENSPGVVPDVAAVGVAVAATDPGRPPLLAIQPPASGLKRKPESPAPTPSKLPFRTPEKAATRSRFGWVPPRADEAPPRVGVGATPHCAMTTPRAHRGKAVTVAPAASEGGSTHSTPTKSVTKPAHSIGASGSRPPMSGGGPRGAGFGLGFTMAGRGPPTSLGPPTVVNSVEVPHFELREDPSFWMDNNVQVVIRVRPLNNNEKNLHSYYRCLKQESAQTITWIGQPETRFTFDHVACEAVDQEVLFRVAGLPMVENCMAGYNSCVFAYGQTGSGKTYTMLGEISDLEVRPSPDRGMTPRIFEFLFARIKAEEESRRDEKLKYSCKCSFLEIYNEQITDLLDPSATNLPLREDIRNGVYVENLTEFEVGCASDIIKLLMQGSANRRVAATNMNRESSRSHSVFTCIIESRWEKDSASNLRFARLNLVDLAGSERQRTSGAEGERLKEAVNINKSLSTLGLVIMSLVDLAHGKQRHIPYRDSRLTFLLQDSLGGNSKTMIIANVSPSVCSANETLSTLKFAQRARLIQNNAVVNEDASGDVLALQHQIRLLKEELAVLKRQHVTRSLSFSADVFGGDVDDGSENMSVDDKNDNKAHNGHFLKDIRFSNKQVRSLEEALAGALRRESTAENTIKELELQIEQLNELVRQREDDTRSAKMMLKFRDDKIHRMEVLVNSKLPAQSYLLEENKTLSQEVELLRERVDKNPEVTRFALENIRLSSQLKRSQLFFNEGERELLLNEISELRNQVSQILEQRTETEQQNTFSDKTKLKRTSQEVETCRSNRQVCLESNIALTREIADLVEEKTAHAEAEEKPAGLGDKLQEANIHILQSCKHCEAMERELNESRSLIEALESQQIILINEIAELKKGCVEISRLNSELDLHHRQDYLTKEEPKAELLKCFGKEDSPLQRKFKRMQASLEKARNLNTRYQIDQASHCFAEKEMDEVRKQVEVETAKVIQCLEEDLISVQQQLNASNKNDLLAKQSINELQLEIKQLNDKLLEVLKENEIFSSVTKEKEKEIELLSNDWNRLAADIGKCLVDGNAALGEASDQVAFISKSLSQRKWIEKQVRKLCSGISERDELLEELQNRLKEADDIRRDLDLKLRSLRGAMQVVNEEHQQEKCDQEKEIYFLRSQISEQGHVNNHQLEEIHRINLLLDESIETFVQKEVLQQTCVSLQKAMGEEIHRLESQLDQSKIHFAHLLNQTQEKEQLIGKLKNEELNVLLRLMSEVLKTNSTVRELRIGFNTLQSSLYMSPEVIACQNSDLNLEDRVDLRANEAFQSVERQNAEVLCQHSKEMELAVQGMQIMQSQMTKLLQEKENAKEFNLESQRTIKDLSDEVLRLNSHIIEKERSYEAKLEELNTKIHEHDASFISWNEENEALRIEVSEAKLVVAQKSFESATLTAKFEEAQATIRDADSTVKALVEANEKAKFEADKYEEKEALFSAETESMLSEISSLKMLLDMKEQSYKLMEKQFQSGLLEANELALELEDGIRLTQNLLQQKLEFVSSDVEWMKERVQQFAGLTRKWLEENWLEIIGKDCAISVLHLCHMEILLERITGLNAENGFLQHGLCESNSLISKLREHNEKAKNELEMCSVLKGKLLLDINHSFSRIAKKEQEATELNSRLDSFEKKILHLQAQEEAMVERSNSMYSELSILIEEIDATNRSALAAESKEKEELRHQLDEALFVSEMLKDKMLVELNLLQTNNYKPLNNIQGCNEFELCNSLADYRSDLMITGIITKDIESTVLALELKQHKLQLQEQRVMFTDVLEELMALAEATLWKVNQHLENIAICTLHEENNEARVDLENLKQNCEEIMKKLHAMNEENTTLKCLMSSFQTNLDAKNKALMELECSHATICTELELTIDAMNRRSTRENYFISENETLKQEIRNILCKDQCMVELMDNIEADKLFSTIEGRLQLVTDHVHNYITEQINTMSKLSNDLDIIEVSAQELSTQNSLLKSELIRKEELTKGLSFDLSLLQESASVAKDQAAEITGLRKVIKSLELELASKSLELDDVVSDRQQLEAMILKCNQNVAALEEELGKKIDELNIVSMENAELKSQIQHIEEISCTMEELADKSEVIRRLEEKLIESRTLIDERSVCLQSLQNDFSKLSDEKTSCDTELLILKEKLEMAQALAEESEAIATESRQIAEEHKAYAEGKDEEVKVLERSIEELENTVCVLESKVEIVKEEAERQRMQREELEVELQKVRQQMLAVPPSGKARRYMEDGMIDLADSSRHPVDMHNELLSAQETIRILRKEVSEKESEIAQCNAHISELNIHAEAAAQEYKHKLMELETMAQQVKTDNSTAHACSGRQEKINSKPRGSGSPFKCIGIGFVQQMNSEKDEELSAAKQRIVELEGIAASRQREIFMLNAKLATTESMTHDVIRDMLGVKMNMTTWAALADNQQKLETKEPITSQAQEIKDSNELMNLKRQLDEFIEERQSWLDEINQKQSELGAARITIEKLRQREHFMVAEIELLKAENSNYKTIILNLEAEVKNLTRQQNLQLRINHHVKTKEENILLKRQNEELSAKLKQLGGILTRTKEELARYRVSNGRDPHELIEEEELLRKKLDESERDRSQLAENLSSLCSSILKVAGVSDSESDATLLKASECLDQLQCRIASLEGQVEDLNLKCKLVREKARLCELRSNSSSLRTGAKGNLTSPSPDTSPSISSFR, from the exons ATGGTGAGGGATCACGCCGCGCTCCGCCGAACTCCGGCGAAGGCTTCCGCCTCGGAAGCCGGCAACGACGAGAACTCGCCGGGCGTCGTCCCAGATGTCGCGGCCGTTGGCGTCGCCGTCGCCGCCACGGACCCCGGCCGCCCTCCGCTGCTCGCTATCCAGCCGCCGGCGTCCGGTCTGAAGCGGAAGCCCGAGTCGCCGGCGCCGACGCCGTCCAAGCTCCCGTTCCGGACCCCCGAGAAGGCCGCCACGCGGAGCCGGTTCGGCTGGGTCCCGCCCCGCGCCGACGAGGCCCCACCGCGGGTCGGCGTGGGGGCAACCCCGCACTGCGCGATGACCACGCCCCGTGCGCATCGGGGCAAGGCGGTGACGGTGGCGCCGGCGGCCTCCGAGGGCGGGTCCACGCACAGCACGCCCACCAAGAGCGTCACCAAGCCGGCGCACAGCATTGGGGCGAGCGGGTCGAGGCCGCCCATGAGCGGTGGCGGGCCCAGGGGGGCAGGGTTTGGCCTGGGGTTCACCATGGCGGGGAGGGGACCGCCGACGTCACTTGGGCCGCCGACGGTGGTGAATTCCGTGGAGGTGCCTCATTTCGAGCTCCGAGAGGACCCCTCCTTTTGGATGGACAACAATGTGCAG GTCGTCATCCGTGTGCGCCCGCTAAATAATAACGAAAAGAACCTGCACAGTTATTACCGATGCTTGAAACAAGAAAGTGCGCAGACTATCACTTGGATTGGGCAGCCCGAAACTCGTTTTACATTTGACCATGTTGCTTGTGAAGCAGTGGATCAG GAGGTGCTCTTCAGAGTTGCTGGTTTACCAATGGTTGAGAACTGTATGGCTGGATACAACAGCTGTGTGTTTGCTTATGGACAG ACCGGAAGCGGAAAAACATATACAATGCTTGGTGAAATAAGCGATCTGGAAGTAAGGCCTAGTCCAGACCGAGGGATGACACCACGcatttttgagttcttatttgccaGAATTAAAGCG GAAGAAGAGAGCAGGAGAGATGAGAAGCTCAAATACAGTTGCAAGTGTTCTTTCCTGGAGATATATAATGAACAAATTACAGATCTTCTTGATCCTTCTGCCACAAATCTCCCA CTCCGAGAAGATATAAGGAATGGAGTGTACGTCGAAAATTTGACTGAATTCGAAGTTGGCTGTGCCAGTGACATAATAAAACTCCTGATGCAG GGTTCTGCAAATAGAAGAGTGGCTGCTACAAATATGAACCGTGAGAGTAGCCGCTCCCACAGTGTTTTCACCTGTATCATTGAGAGTAGGTGGGAGAAGGATTCAGCATCCAACTTACGGTTTGCAAGATTAAATCTGGTTGATCTTGCTGGGTCTGAAAG GCAGAGGACATCTGGAGCAGAAGGTGAGCGGCTGAAGGAAGCTGTTAATATTAACAAATCGTTATCAACACTTGG CCTTGTGATAATGAGTTTAGTTGATCTAGCGCATGGCAAACAAAGACACATTCCATATAGGGACTCAAGATTGACATTCCTTCTCCAA GATTCACTTGGAGGGAACTCAAAAACTATGATCATTGCAAATGTCAGCCCTTCAGTATG TTCTGCTAACGAAACACTCAGCACCCTGAAGTTTGCTCAGCGTGCAAGGCTCATTCAGAACAAT GCGGTTGTTAATGAAGACGCTTCAGGAGATGTGCTAGCTTTACAACATCAGATACGTCTCCTAAAG GAGGAGCTTGCTGTCCTCAAGCGTCAACATGTCACTAGATCTTTATCCTTCTCAGCTGATGTTTTTGGAGGTGATGTTGATGATGGTAGTGAAAACATGAGTGTGGATGACAAGAATGATAATAAAGCCCATAACGGACACTTTTTGAAAGATATACGATTTTCAAATAAGCAG GTGAGGTCACTGGAAGAAGCACTTGCCGGAGCATTACGGAGAGAATCAACTGCAGAAAATACTATAAAGGAACTTGAACTTCAAATTGAGCAGTTGAATGAATTG GTTCGACAAAGAGAGGATGACACAAGATCGGCTAAGATGATGCTTAAGTTTCGGGATGATAAGATTCATAGAATGGAGGTTCTTGTGAACAGTAAATTGCCAGCACAATCATATCTACTGGAGGAAAACAAAACCTTATCACAAGAAGTTGAACTTCTTAGGGAAAGAGTTGATAAAAATCCAGAAGTAACTCGTTTTGCACTAGAAAATATTCGTCTCTCAAGCCAACTGAAGAG GTCCCAGCTCTTCTTCAACGAAGGGGAGAGGGAGCTTCTATTGAATGAAATTTCTGAGCTTCGAAATCAG GTTTCACAAATACTTGAACAGAGGACAGAAACCGAGCAACAAAATACCTTTTCTGACAAAACTAAG TTGAAAAGGACCAGCCAAGAAGTAGAAACATGTAGAAGCAACCGTCAAGTTTGCTTAGAATCGAACATAGCACTAACAAG GGAAATAGCTGATCTTGTGGAAGAGAAAACAGCCCATGCGGAAGCTGAGGAAAAACCAGCTGGTTTAGGTGACAAACTGCAAGAAGCAAACATACATATCCTCCAATCGTGTAAGCATTGTGAGGCAATGGAAAGAGAATTGAACGAGTCAAGATCTCTTATTGAAGCTCTTGAATCACAGCAGATTATATTGATAAACGAAATAGCTGAACTTAAGAAGGGGTGTGTCGAAATCTCAAGGTTGAACAGTGAACTTGACCTCCACCATAGGCAGGATTACTTGACCAAAGAGGAGCCCAAAGCGGAACTTCTTAAGTGTTTCGGTAAAGAAGATTCACCTTTGCAGAGGAAGTTTAAAAGAATGCAAGCTTCACTTGAAAAGGCACGGAACCTAAATACAAGGTACCAAATAGATCAGGCATCACACTGTTTTGCTGAGAAAGAAATGGATGAAGTTCGTAAACAGGTTGAGGTTGAAACAGCTAAGGTGATTCAATGCTTAGAAGAAGATCTGATATCAGTCCAACAGCAACTAAATGCAAGCAACAAAAATGACTTGTTAGCCAAACAAAGCATAAATGAACTTCAACTAGAAATCAAGCAGTTGAATGATAAGTTACTTGAGGTGTTGAAAGAGAACGAAATATTTTCTTCTGTGaccaaggaaaaagaaaaggaaattgaacTATTGTCCAATGACTGGAACAGATTAGCTGCCGACATTGGAAAATGTCTTGTGGATGGAAATGCAGCTTTAGGTGAAGCTTCTGATCAGGTTGCCTTTATTTCCAAATCTTTATCTCAAAGAAAATGGATCGAGAAACAAGTTCGAAAGCTGTGTAGTGGTATATCTGAAAGAGATGAGCTACTCGAAGAGCTTCAGAACAGGTTGAAAGAGGCAGATGATATAAGACGTGACTTAGACTTGAAATTAAGGTCCTTAAGAGGAGCAATGCAGGTTGTAAATGAAGAGCATCAGCAGGAAAAATGTGATCAAGAAAAAGAAATATATTTTCTAAGATCACAAATATCTGAACAAGGACATGTAAACAATCACCAACTAGAAGAAATTCACAGAATAAACCTATTGTTGGATGAATCAATTGAGACTTTTGTACAGAAGGAGGTTCTGCAACAGACCTGTGTTTCTTTACAAAAGGCAATGGGAGAAGAGATTCATCGTCTGGAGTCACAATTAGACCAGTCAAAGATACATTTTGCTCATTTATTGAATCAGACTCAGGAAAAGGAACAGCTTATTGGGAAGCTTAAAAATGAAGAGTTAAATGTTTTGTTAAGACTGATGTCAGAAGTTCTAAAGACAAACAGTACTGTACGTGAGCTTCGAATTGGATTCAATACATTGCAGTCAAGCCTTTATATGAGCCCTGAAGTGATCGCCtgtcaaaattcagatttgaacttagAGGATCGG GTCGACCTTAGGGCCAATGAAGCGTTCCAATCTGTGGAGCGGCAAAATGCTGAGGTTCTTTGCCAACATAGCAAAGAAATGGAGCTTGCAGTTCAAGGAATGCAGATAATGCAGTCTCAAATGACTAAACTTcttcaagaaaaagaaaatgcGAAGGAGTTTAATTTGGAGAGTCAAAGAACAATTAAAGATCTAAGTGATGAGGTCCTTAGATTGAATTCACATATAATTGAAAAAGAAAGATCCTATGAAGCTAAATTGGAAGAGCTGAATACAAAAATCCACGAACACGATGCATCATTTATTTCATGGAATGAAGAGAACGAG GCACTTCGAATTGAGGTTTCGGAGGCAAAACTTGTTGTGGCCCAGAAATCTTTTGAGTCTGCAACTCTTACAGCCAAATTTGAAGAAGCGCAGGCAACTATAAGAGATGCAGACTCTACGGTCAAGGCATTGGTCGAAGCAAACGAAAAGGCAAAATTCGAAGCAGATAAGTATGAAGAGAAGGAGGCTTTGTTTAGTGCTGAAACAGAAAGCATGCTAAGTGAAATTAGTAGTCTGAAAATGCTGCTGGATATGAAGGAACAAAGTTACAAGCTTATGGAAAAGCAATTCCAGTCAGGCTTGCTTGAAGCAAATGAGCTAGCTCTTGAGCTGGAAGATGGCATTAGACTTACGCAGAATTTATTACAGCAGAAGCTTGAGTTTGTTTCTTCTGATGTTGAGTGGATGAAGGAAAGGGTCCAGCAGTTTGCAGGGTTGACTAGAAAATGGTTAGAGGAGAATTGGCTGGAGATAATTGGCAAAGATTGTGCTATCTCTGTGTTGCACCTCTGTCACATGGAGATTCTTTTGGAGAGAATCACTGGGTTGAATGCAGAAAATGGTTTCCTTCAGCACGGGCTGTGTGAATCTAATTCTTTGATATCTAAACTGCGAGAGCACAATGAAAAAGCCAAGAATGAACTGGAGATGTGCAGTGTTCTCAAAGGGAAATTATTACTTGACATCAACCATAGTTTTAGTCGTATTGctaagaaggaacaagaagcaacCGAGTTGAACTCGAGATTAGATTCTTTTGAGAAGAAGATTCTGCATTTGCAAGCACAAGAAGAAGCAATGGTGGAACGGTCAAATTCAATGTACAGTGAGCTCTCCATTTTGATTGAAGAGATTGATGCTACAAATAGGAGTGCCTTGGCAGCTGAATCCAAAGAAAAGGAAGAACTACGCCACCAACTGGATGAAGCTTTGTTTGTCAGTGAAATGTTGAAGGATAAAATGCTTGTAGAGTTGAATCTGCTTCAAACAAATAACTACAAACCTTTAAATAATATTCAAGGCTGCAATGAATTTGAGCTGTGCAATTCACTTGCAGATTATCGAAGTGATTTAATGATAACCGGTATTATCACAAAGGATATTGAGTCTACTGTTTTGGCTTTGGAACTGAAGCAACACAAACTACAGCTGCAAGAGCAACGAGTTATGTTTACCGATGTCCTTGAAGAATTGATGGCACTGGCAGAAGCAACTCTATGGAAAGTGAACCAGCATTTGGAGAATATTGCAATCTGCACTTTACATGAGGAGAACAATGAGGCAAGGGTTGATTTGGAGAACCTGAAGCAAAATTGTGAAGAAATTATGAAAAAATTGCATGCCATGAACGAGGAAAACACAACACTTAAATGTTTAATGTCCTCCTTCCAAACAAATTTGGATGCAAAAAACAAAGCTTTGATGGAGTTGGAATGCTCTCATGCAACCATATGTACGGAGCTGGAACTGACAATTGATGCCATGAATCGCAGAAGTACTAGAGAAAATTATTTCATTTCTGAAAATGAAACGTTGAAGCAGGAAATTCGGAATATTTTGTGCAAGGATCAGTGCATGGTTGAATTAATGGATAACATTGAAGCAGATAAGTTATTTTCCACCATTGAAGGTCGCTTGCAATTGGTTACTGATCATGTGCACAATTACATTACTGAGCAAATAAACACGATGAGCAAGTTATCCAATGACTTAGACATTATCGAAGTATCAGCCCAGGAGTTAAGCACACAGAATTCACTTCTCAAGTCCGAATTAATCAGAAAAGAGGAATTAACAAAGGGCTTATCATTTGATCTTAGCCTGTTACAAGAGTCTGCATCTGTAGCGAAAGATCAAGCAGCTGAGATTACAGGGTTGAGAAAAGTAATAAAATCTTTGGAACTAGAGCTTGCATCTAAGTCGCTTGAACTTGATGATGTTGTTTCTGATAGGCAACAATTGGAAGCAATGATTTTGAAGTGTAATCAAAATGTTGCTGCCCTAGAGGAGGAGCTGGGAaagaagattgatgaattaaacataGTTTCTATGGAGAATGCTGAACTAAAATCGCAGATCCAGCATATTGAAGAGATTAGTTGCACTATGGAGGAGTTAGCTGATAAAAGTGAAGTAATTAGAAGACTTGAAGAAAAGTTGATTGAATCAAGAACTTTAATTGATGAAAGGAGTGTCTGTCTTCAGAGCTTGCAAAATGATTTCTCCAAACTCTCAGATGAAAAGACATCATGTGACACTGAGTTGCTTATCTTGAAAGAGAAGCTGGAGATGGCTCAGGCACTTGCAGAAGAAAGTGAAGCAATTGCTACAGAATCTCGGCAG ATAGCTGAGGAGCATAAGGCATATGCCGAAGGGAAGGATGAAGAAGTAAAGGTATTGGAGAGGTCAATTGAAGAACTTGAGAATACTGTATGCGTTTTAGAAAGCAAA GTGGAAATTGTCAAGGAAGAAGCAGAGCGGCAAAGAATGCAGCGAGAAGAACTAGAAGTGGAGCTGCAGAAAGTTAGGCAACAAATGCTAGCTGTACCACCCTCTGGGAAAGCAAGGAGATATATGGAAGATGGAATGATTGATTTAGCTGACTCATCCAG GCACCCAGTAGATATGCACAATGAGCTCCTCAGTGCTCAAGAGACTATTAGAATACTTAGAAAGGAGGTTTCTGAGAAGGAATCAGAG ATTGCTCAGTGCAATGCACATATCTCAGAACTAAACATTCATGCTGAGGCAGCGGCACAAGAATACAAGCACAAG TTGATGGAGCTGGAGACTATGGCACAACAGGTTAAGACAGACAATTCCACAGCACATGCTTGCTCTGGGAGACAAGAGAAGATTAACTCAAAACCTCGGGGCTCAGGTTCTCCATTTAAATGTATCGGCATCGGCTTTGTGCAACAGATGAATTCTGAGAAAGATGAAGAGCTTAGTGCTGCAAAACAACGTATTGTGGAACTAGAGGGCATAGCAGCTAGTAGACAAAGGGAG ATATTCATGTTGAATGCGAAACTAGCAACAACAGAGAGCATGACGCACGATGTGATTCGAGATATGCTTGGGGTTAAAATGAACATGACAACCTGGGCG GCTCTAGCTGACAACCAGCAAAAGCTGGAGACAAAAGAGCCCATCACTTCTCAAGCACAGGAAATCAAAGAC TCCAATGAGCTGATGAATTTGAAGCGGCAGCTTGATGAATTCATTGAAGAGAGACAGAG CTGGCTTGACGAAATAAACCAGAAGCAATCAGAGCTTGGAGCTGCCCGCATTACTATAGAGAAGTTACGACAACGGGAACACTTTATGGTAGCTGAAATAGAGTTGCTAAAG GCTGAGAATTCAAACTACAAAACCATCATCCTTAACCTTGAAGCCGAAGTGAAGAACCTTACCAGACAACAGAACCTCCAGCTCCGAATAAATCACCACGTTAAAACGAAG gaagagaacatcctgctGAAGAGGCAGAACGAAGAGCTAAGTGCAAAGCTGAAACAGCTGGGGGGCATCCTTACCCGTACGAAGGAAGAGCTCGCCCGCTACAGGGTTTCAAATGGAAGAGATCCGCACGAACTGATCGAGGAGGAGGAGCTTCTGAGGAAGAAACTAGAC GAGAGCGAACGAGATAGAAGCCAGCTGGCGGAAAACCTATCAAGCCTATGCTCCAGCATTCTGAAG GTCGCTGGAGTTTCGGACTCAGAATCTGACGCTACTCTTTTGAAAGCATCGGAGTGCTTGGATCAGCTCCAGTGCCGTATCGCTTCTTTGGAAGGCCAAGTTGAGGATCTAAATCTAAAG TGCAAACTAGTGCGTGAAAAGGCCCGCCTGTGCGAGCTCCGGAGCAACTCGTCGTCTCTGCGCACAGGGGCGAAGGGCAATCTGACATCGCCCAGTCCGGACACATCGCCAAGCATTTCGTCCTTCCGATGA